Genomic segment of Peribacillus frigoritolerans:
CAGCATATTGTGAACAACCATGGCGCTGTATCGGTACAGCAAATTGCCGATTCTTTTAACATCCATCCAAATGTTGCCCGTCTACATTTGTCAAAACTTGAAGATATCGATATGTTGACCTCGGATGCCCGAAAGACCGGTAAAGGCGGTCGACCGAGCCGGCTTTATCGATTATCTGATAAAGTCATTCAGCTTCATTTTCCATACAGGAACTATCAGCTGCTTTCCAGAATTGCAATCCAGACGATGATGACATTAGGGGAACAAGGAAAACAGGCTTTTTATGAAACGGGAAAAGCTTTCGGGGAGGAACTGATCAAGCAGCAACTAGCCCTGAACTCGAAGTCAATCGATCGAATTGCTTTTGCAGAAAAAGTCAGCATGCTTAAAAATGCGGCTACCATCGCAGGGTTATCTCCTGAAATACAAGCAAGCGAAGAAGAAAATAAAATATCCTTCCGTATCTTCAATTGCCCGTTTAAGGAAGTTACTGAAGTGGATCCAGGGACAATCTGCTCCATGCACAATTCATTTTTAGAAGGTATGTTCGAAGCCTTGTTTGATAATGTCAATATTGTGGAATTAGAAAATATGATGTCCAATTGTGCAGCATGCTCATACCAAGCTTCGGTTCTCACATAGAAACAAAAGGCATCCTTTACATTACCTTACAATTTCATTTATAATTATTTAGAATGTACACGACTAGACATAAGGAGGGATTCGGATGGAACGCATGTTCAGAGTATGTGGATTTTGGACAGGAATTATGGCAATTTTCTTTTATCTTGGCCATATGCATCAAACGTCTTTGCTTTTCTTTGCACAAACGATCTTTTTTGTACTTTTAAGTTATTTGAAATTATCTGAGCGCATGTATATTTATGTTTTCGGCGCCTATCTTACCGTTTTCTTTGCAGGATTTTCCTACTGGAGCGTATTTATGATGACTCCTGGTACTGCGCATTAAGAACAAGCAATATTACATAACCCATGAATTTTGATTCATGGGTTTTTACTTGTCACCATTCAGGAAAGATCCTTACATCATTTGCTAAATTCTTCAATTGAAGCAACACTTTGAAATGTTCACTAACTCCCCCTGGAACGATAAGTCCGCGAATTGCACGATTACGCTTCGCCGTTTTCGAGAATGGATCAGTTCCTTGATGGTCCCTCAGTTCCTCTAATATCCCTGCTTTAAGCAAGAATTCATTTTGAAGAAAAAGCCCCTGATTGGAAAGACCCTTTCTTTTTCCAATCTCGATTAATGTGTCAAAATGGATATGTGTCGTCAGATCCATATCACCAGGATACATAAGTGGATCTTTAATCATTTGGTGCTCATAATAGCCCCTCAAGCTCCCTTGAAGATGAGCTGGCTCCTTCCATTCCTTTTCGGTATAGCCATAATCAATTGTAAGGAGTATACCCGATTCGATACAGGAAACGATCTTCTCATATTCACGGACCATTTTTAACGGAACTTCATATCGTTGTTTTTCATTTAAGGTGACAGTTCGTTCTGTAAGGTAAGATAGAATGTCAGGGTTGTCCAAAGGTTCCCTCACCTCTACCAACTCGCCTTCCTTTTCAGTGACGAATACCTCTACGAGGGCTCCCTTATACTTTTCAATCACATGTATAGGCAACGCGTCGAAAAGTTCATTTGAAAAGAGGATACCATTTACCTTCGTCCATTTTTCCAAACTGGCAGCAGAAACTGCCTGTTTGAACATCCCTATACGTTCTTGCTGAAGCCTTCTATGAAATGGACTTTCATCCACAAGGATATAAGTCAAAGAGTCCCATATCTGCGGTTCCATTTCCTTCATGGAAACGAGGATATCATAAGCGAGCTTACCGTCCCCTGCGCCGACCTCGATGATTTTTGGTGAAACTCCGCAGTTTTTTATTAAATAAACGAACCATCTGGCCAGAGATCTCCCAAATGCATCCCCAACATTGCCAGACGTATAAAAATCCCCTCTGGAGCCAATCTTCTTTTTTGCGCGTACATAGTAGCCTATATTTGGCGCATATAAAACAGCTTCCATATAGTCATGATAGGAAATTCTTTTTTGGGGGCTTCCTGCAATCAATTCCTTTAAGTGATTTTTCAACACAATGCCTCCGTCTCCATGCTTCCATTAAATGAAAATTAAATGTCCTTTCTTTACAAAACACATAAATAAGTTTTTATCGACAATCATACTCAAAACAAAATTTAAAGTTCACAAAATGTTCAATTTTTTCATCTCGCAGTCATAAGCGTGCCATGATTACAAAATGAATGTTTTCCAAATCTTAGTTCAGAGCTGAATTAAAGTCTGCACACAAGGCAAGGTTCCGGTTTCTATATTCAGTATAGTTTGGTAAATGACCCATTTCAATATTTTTACATAATTAAGAACTTAAAATAAAACAGGTGCCAATCGGCACCTGCAAAAGTCATTATCTCAAAAAGGGATTAGTATTCTTTTCATCCAGAATGGTCGTGACAGGCCCATGACCAGGAAAAACGATCGTATCATCAGAAAGTGTCAGCAGCTTCGTTTCAATGCTATTTAACAGCACTGCCTCGCTTCCGCCTATTAAATCGGTTCTGCCTACGCTTCCTTGGAACAAGACATCCCCTGAAAAGAGGAGCCGTTCGTCCTTTACATAATACGAAACGCTCCCTGGTGAGTGTCCGGGGGTTTCGAATACTTCGAAAGTGAATCCCCCAATAGTAAGTTGTTGCTCATTTGCCAGGAAGTGATCGGCAGGCTTCATGCGCATTGGATTTTCCGGGAACCAGTTTTGAGAACCATTCAATGCGGGATCAAGTAGCCACTTGGCCTCTTTTTCATGAATATATGCAGGTATCCCATAATGATCCCGAATAGCATCAAGAGCACCGATATGGTCAAAATGTGCATGTGTCAATAAAATCGCCAAAGGCTTTAAATTTTTTGTTTGTATGTACTGTATGATTTTCTGCGGCTCTTCACCCGGATCGAAAATGATGCAATCCTGTCCATCAGAAACTACATAACAATTCGTTTGCAGCGGGCCTAGAGGTATTTGTGTCCATTTCATTTCCATCAACTCCAATATGATTTTCTATCTTCATCTTACACTAATTAAGCTGCTAATGTTAATCCAGTTTACTCAAGTCATAGAAGTGTCACCTATTAAACCTCGACAAATAATTGAAAAAATATTAAGATATTAACAAATGCAATCTTTTCTACATATTTTTGGTAGTTGCTTTATTCTCTGGGTATATTATTAAGGATTAAGTTATTCATTACGAAAAAGGGGGTTTTGACATGATATTAATGGTAGTTTTCGGACTTGTGGCTATATTAGGAGTAGTAGCTGTGTTTACCTCATTAAAAAAGAGAAACTTCTTAGGATTCATTTTTGCTGCCGGCAGTGCAGTCGTGTTTGGCTGGTTCACTGTCATGACTGTCATCAACAGCGGTTTTCCAGTTGCCCATTGAAGAAAAAAGCTCGCCAATCCGGCGAGCTTTCAGTTTGTAGACAAAAGGGGTGTAGAATCGACGAATACGCATTCTGCACTTTAACTTTCTATAAGCTGCTGTCTTTAAGAGTGCCTGGAACGGAAATCAACGTCCAATTGTACAAGCCATAAAAAAA
This window contains:
- a CDS encoding DUF2759 domain-containing protein; the protein is MILMVVFGLVAILGVVAVFTSLKKRNFLGFIFAAGSAVVFGWFTVMTVINSGFPVAH
- a CDS encoding MBL fold metallo-hydrolase, with product MKWTQIPLGPLQTNCYVVSDGQDCIIFDPGEEPQKIIQYIQTKNLKPLAILLTHAHFDHIGALDAIRDHYGIPAYIHEKEAKWLLDPALNGSQNWFPENPMRMKPADHFLANEQQLTIGGFTFEVFETPGHSPGSVSYYVKDERLLFSGDVLFQGSVGRTDLIGGSEAVLLNSIETKLLTLSDDTIVFPGHGPVTTILDEKNTNPFLR
- a CDS encoding helix-turn-helix transcriptional regulator → MEQTLKITNVLADPTRYYIYQHIVNNHGAVSVQQIADSFNIHPNVARLHLSKLEDIDMLTSDARKTGKGGRPSRLYRLSDKVIQLHFPYRNYQLLSRIAIQTMMTLGEQGKQAFYETGKAFGEELIKQQLALNSKSIDRIAFAEKVSMLKNAATIAGLSPEIQASEEENKISFRIFNCPFKEVTEVDPGTICSMHNSFLEGMFEALFDNVNIVELENMMSNCAACSYQASVLT
- a CDS encoding class I SAM-dependent methyltransferase, coding for MKNHLKELIAGSPQKRISYHDYMEAVLYAPNIGYYVRAKKKIGSRGDFYTSGNVGDAFGRSLARWFVYLIKNCGVSPKIIEVGAGDGKLAYDILVSMKEMEPQIWDSLTYILVDESPFHRRLQQERIGMFKQAVSAASLEKWTKVNGILFSNELFDALPIHVIEKYKGALVEVFVTEKEGELVEVREPLDNPDILSYLTERTVTLNEKQRYEVPLKMVREYEKIVSCIESGILLTIDYGYTEKEWKEPAHLQGSLRGYYEHQMIKDPLMYPGDMDLTTHIHFDTLIEIGKRKGLSNQGLFLQNEFLLKAGILEELRDHQGTDPFSKTAKRNRAIRGLIVPGGVSEHFKVLLQLKNLANDVRIFPEW
- a CDS encoding DUF2626 domain-containing protein, encoding MERMFRVCGFWTGIMAIFFYLGHMHQTSLLFFAQTIFFVLLSYLKLSERMYIYVFGAYLTVFFAGFSYWSVFMMTPGTAH